From the genome of Corallococcus macrosporus DSM 14697:
CCATGCGCTCTATGGGGCGGTGCGCTTCACGGCGAGCCGCATCCGGGACTACCACCTGTCGCCGCTGCCGGCGGACAAGCTGGTGCGCAAGGACTACCGCACCTACCTCAACCGGGCCCGGGCGTTGAACGCCATGGGCCCGGACGGCTTCGCCGGGCTGCTGGGCCTGTGACGGCCGCGGCCGTCAGATGCCGGTGACAATCTTCCAGGTGCCGTCTTCCTTGCGGAGCACCATCTGCTCCAGCTCGGACTCCTTCATGGGGCGCGAGTGGAGCGACGGCATCCGCCAGGAGGCGTTCCAGTAGTAGATGGCGGCGGCCACGCCCTCGCCCACCTGGATGCGGCGGATGCTCAGCTCGATGCGGGGGCCCTGGATGCGGGGGAAGACCTTCTCCAGGTACGGCACCAGGGTCTCCGCCGTCAGGTCATCGCTGGGGTCGCTCGGCGTGCCGCCGTCGTCCTGGAACGAAGGCGAGACGAGCTTCTGGATGGCCTGGGCGTCCCGGGCCTCCAGCGCGGTGCGGTACTGCTCCATGACCGCGAGGATGGCGCGCGTGTCGGAGTTGTCGACGATGTCCGTGCCGGGGATGCGCTTCGGGGCGCACGCGGCCAGCAGGGACAGGACGCTGAAGGCGAGGAAGCGTTTGAGCATGGCGGGGCCTTATTGGGACAACCCAAGGGAAGTCAACCCATTCCCAGGCCCCG
Proteins encoded in this window:
- a CDS encoding nuclear transport factor 2 family protein, encoding MLKRFLAFSVLSLLAACAPKRIPGTDIVDNSDTRAILAVMEQYRTALEARDAQAIQKLVSPSFQDDGGTPSDPSDDLTAETLVPYLEKVFPRIQGPRIELSIRRIQVGEGVAAAIYYWNASWRMPSLHSRPMKESELEQMVLRKEDGTWKIVTGI